Proteins encoded together in one Luteimonas fraxinea window:
- the infB gene encoding translation initiation factor IF-2 — translation MSQQTTIRKLAALVNTPVEKLLEQLSEAGMPFSDPDQSVTSAEKLKLLGFLKRAHGKGDAPVEEIAAPKKITLNRSRKQELTVGGGKNRQTVDVVVRKKVTLSPNAGGAIDPDAERAEILRKLEESRAKNLSEQQRLAQDDKRRADENEQRKREAEAETERLRQVAVAAAAAPPEEAAEATRRPPAAHGHGHKPPAPPRADDRNAPAGAKKGNRGSHAMVSGVEDDDKTARFAGQMHLSASDRARRSTSNTRGKPQRGGPQRRGNAPSRSGGGPHGFERPTAPMQREVAIGEAITVADLAQKLAMKGGDVVKALFKMGVMATITQSIDHDTAALAVEELGHIPVRADADDAESELIAHVGETQGDQVARPPVVTIMGHVDHGKTSLLDYIRRTKIASGEAGGITQHIGAYHVETDKGVISFLDTPGHAAFTSMRARGAKLTDIVILVVAADDGVMPQTVEAIKHAKAAKVPLIVAINKIDKSGADPSRVKNELLEHEIVAEDFGGDTQMVELSAKTGDGVDDLLDAISLQSEILELRAVAEGRASGTVIESSLDKGRGPVATVLVQNGLLSRGDYLVCGVQYGRVRALFDETGNQVPTAGPSIPVQVLGLSGVPDAGDDFVVVADERLAKDVASQRDTKRRETRLVQAAGNRMEDIMAQMGQAEQQLSLNLVIKADVQGSVEALKQSLVALSNEQIRINVIVSGVGGITESDANSAAAAKATIIGFNVRADASARKVIENSALDLRYFSVIYDVIDQVKQVASGILGMEIREEIIGTAEVRDVFRSSKFGAVAGSMVIEGVVKRNKPIRVLRDNTVIFEGELESLRRFKENVDEVRNGTECGIGVKAYNDVKPGDQIECFERIEVQRTL, via the coding sequence ATGTCGCAACAAACCACCATCCGCAAGCTGGCCGCACTGGTGAACACGCCGGTCGAGAAACTGCTTGAACAGTTGTCCGAAGCGGGCATGCCGTTCAGCGATCCCGACCAGAGCGTGACCAGTGCCGAGAAGCTCAAGCTGCTCGGTTTCCTCAAGCGCGCACACGGCAAGGGCGACGCCCCGGTCGAGGAAATCGCTGCGCCGAAGAAGATCACGCTCAACCGCAGCCGCAAGCAGGAATTGACGGTCGGTGGTGGCAAGAACCGCCAGACGGTCGACGTCGTCGTGCGCAAGAAGGTCACGCTGAGCCCGAACGCGGGTGGTGCGATCGATCCGGACGCCGAGCGCGCTGAGATCCTGCGCAAGCTCGAAGAGTCGCGCGCGAAGAACCTGTCCGAGCAGCAGCGTCTGGCGCAGGACGACAAGCGCCGCGCCGACGAGAACGAGCAGCGCAAGCGCGAAGCGGAAGCCGAGACCGAGCGCCTGCGCCAGGTCGCCGTGGCCGCCGCCGCCGCGCCGCCGGAAGAAGCCGCTGAAGCAACCCGTCGTCCGCCGGCTGCGCACGGTCACGGCCACAAGCCGCCCGCGCCGCCGCGTGCCGACGATCGCAACGCGCCTGCCGGTGCCAAGAAGGGCAACCGCGGTTCGCACGCGATGGTCAGTGGCGTCGAGGATGACGACAAGACCGCGCGCTTCGCCGGGCAGATGCACCTCAGCGCCTCCGATCGCGCCCGTCGCAGCACCAGCAATACGCGCGGCAAGCCGCAGCGTGGTGGTCCGCAGCGTCGCGGCAATGCACCGTCGCGCAGTGGCGGTGGCCCGCACGGCTTCGAGCGTCCGACTGCGCCGATGCAGCGCGAAGTGGCGATCGGCGAAGCGATCACCGTGGCCGACCTCGCGCAGAAGCTCGCGATGAAGGGCGGCGACGTGGTCAAGGCGCTGTTCAAGATGGGCGTCATGGCGACCATTACGCAGTCGATCGATCACGACACCGCGGCGCTCGCCGTCGAAGAACTCGGCCACATTCCGGTGCGTGCCGATGCGGACGACGCCGAGAGCGAGCTGATCGCACACGTGGGCGAAACGCAGGGCGACCAGGTCGCGCGTCCGCCGGTTGTCACGATCATGGGTCACGTCGACCACGGCAAGACCTCGCTGCTCGATTACATCCGTCGTACCAAGATCGCCTCGGGCGAAGCGGGTGGCATCACGCAGCACATCGGCGCATATCACGTCGAAACCGACAAGGGTGTCATCAGCTTCCTCGACACCCCGGGCCACGCGGCGTTCACTTCGATGCGCGCACGCGGCGCCAAGCTGACCGACATCGTGATCCTGGTGGTCGCGGCCGACGACGGCGTCATGCCGCAGACGGTCGAGGCGATCAAGCACGCGAAGGCGGCGAAGGTGCCGCTGATCGTGGCGATCAACAAGATCGACAAGTCGGGCGCGGATCCGTCGCGGGTCAAGAACGAACTGCTCGAGCACGAGATCGTGGCCGAGGACTTCGGTGGCGACACGCAGATGGTGGAGCTGTCGGCCAAGACCGGCGACGGCGTCGACGATCTGCTCGATGCGATCTCGCTGCAGTCCGAAATCCTCGAACTGCGCGCCGTGGCCGAAGGCCGCGCGAGCGGTACGGTCATCGAATCGTCGCTCGACAAGGGCCGCGGCCCGGTCGCGACGGTGCTGGTGCAGAACGGTCTGCTGTCGCGTGGCGATTACCTCGTCTGCGGCGTGCAGTACGGCCGCGTGCGTGCGCTGTTCGACGAAACCGGCAACCAGGTGCCGACGGCGGGTCCGTCGATCCCGGTGCAGGTGCTGGGTCTGTCGGGCGTGCCGGATGCGGGCGACGATTTCGTCGTCGTTGCCGACGAGCGTCTGGCCAAGGACGTGGCCTCGCAGCGCGACACCAAACGCCGCGAAACGCGCCTGGTGCAGGCCGCAGGCAACCGCATGGAAGACATCATGGCGCAGATGGGTCAGGCCGAGCAGCAGCTGTCGCTCAACCTGGTCATCAAGGCCGACGTGCAGGGTTCGGTCGAGGCGCTCAAGCAGTCGCTGGTCGCACTGTCTAACGAACAGATCCGCATCAACGTCATCGTTTCCGGCGTCGGCGGCATCACCGAATCGGACGCCAATTCGGCGGCCGCGGCGAAGGCCACGATCATCGGCTTCAACGTCCGTGCCGACGCATCGGCGCGCAAGGTGATCGAGAACAGCGCGCTGGATCTGCGTTACTTCTCGGTGATCTACGACGTGATCGACCAGGTCAAGCAGGTCGCCTCGGGCATCCTCGGCATGGAGATCCGCGAAGAGATCATCGGTACCGCGGAAGTGCGCGATGTGTTCCGCAGCTCCAAGTTCGGTGCGGTCGCCGGCTCGATGGTCATCGAGGGTGTGGTCAAGCGCAACAAGCCGATCCGCGTGCTGCGCGACAACACGGTCATCTTCGAGGGCGAGCTGGAATCGCTGCGCCGCTTCAAGGAAAACGTCGACGAAGTGCGCAACGGCACCGAGTGCGGCATCGGCGTCAAGGCTTACAACGACGTCAAGCCGGGCGACCAGATCGAGTGCTTCGAGCGCATCGAGGTCCAGCGCACCCTGTAA
- the rbfA gene encoding 30S ribosome-binding factor RbfA, which produces MPTKSFHRTDRVSAQLRRELGTLVREAVSEHGLPSVSVSDVEVTRDMAHAKVFVTALQSERADEAMKGLKAVAHEIRFRLARAVKLRHVPELHFHYDDSVDRGERIDNLLRDVGEPSAD; this is translated from the coding sequence GTGCCCACGAAATCCTTCCACCGTACCGATCGCGTTTCCGCCCAGCTCCGTCGTGAGCTCGGAACGCTCGTGCGCGAGGCAGTCTCCGAACACGGCTTGCCGTCGGTCAGCGTGTCCGATGTCGAGGTCACCCGCGACATGGCCCACGCCAAGGTCTTCGTGACCGCGCTGCAGTCCGAGCGCGCCGACGAAGCGATGAAGGGTCTGAAAGCCGTCGCGCACGAGATCCGCTTCCGCCTCGCGCGCGCGGTGAAGCTGCGCCACGTGCCGGAGCTGCATTTCCACTACGACGATTCGGTCGATCGCGGTGAGCGCATCGACAATCTGCTGCGCGATGTCGGCGAACCTTCCGCCGACTGA